A region of Bacillus cabrialesii DNA encodes the following proteins:
- a CDS encoding non-ribosomal peptide synthetase has translation MTKANSIQDIYPLSYMQEGMLFHSLLQKDSQAYIEQASFTIEGKVNPQYFQNSINALVARHDIFRTIFISQNVSSPQQVVLRERNVIVQEKDITHLNEEKQSQFIEQWKEEDRAQGFQLQKDMLMRIALIQTGEGQYTCIWTFHHIMMDGWCLSIVLKEFLHIYASYVNESAISLEPVQPYGRYIKWLMEQDKEQAVSYWEHYLSGHEQQTMLPKQKKTKGRSKQEHVTFSFSKEESSKLSELAAREEVTLSTIFHTIWGILLQKYNNNDDAVFGSVISGRPAEIEGIEQMVGLFINTIPVRVQGAKTPFLQIIKDMQKDRLAAEAYSYHPLYEIQTRSAVKQGLIDHILVFENYPVQQEIQMLNKQEHASDLFQIHNFTVADETNYSFYLMVAPGEEIHMKMSYDAEQHDRSFVLSVKEHLLNAVSQILNNPNLSPSEIDITTDHEKQQLIGKIADHTPVYETIHAMFEKQAEKTPDAYAVIDQACTLTYRELNKSANRLARHLRMNGVARQEPVAIMMERSAAFITGVLGILKAGGAIVPIDPYYPADRISYILNDCGCSHVVSQAHLSSSLENNYSITHAEDIESQEDGSNLQSVNNADDLLYMIYTSGTTGKPKGVQFEHRNMANLLKFEYTHSGIDFEADVLQFATPAFDVCYQEIFSALLKGGTLHIVPEAIKRDVPQLFAFINKHQTNIVFLPTAFIKMIFSERQFANSFPYGVKHLIAAGEQLIISDLFQDVLRERGIHLHNHYGPSETHVVSTYTIHPGDRIPEFPPIGKPIGCTDLYILNHQKQLQPCGVPGELYISGASVARGYVTHDKLTRDKFLSDPFRPGAIMYRTGDLARRLEDGNIEYIGRADNQVKIRGYRIEPQEIEVTLMNHPDIKEAAILIRQDQSGEHELSAYYCSIQKLDAIDLRRYMASELPEYMIPAKWVWVDSIPLTPNGKVDQSALPEPDALISGNPYTAPRNLLEAKLSQIFEDVLKNGHIGIQDNFFDHGGHSLKATVLMSRIAKEFHVQVPLKDIFAHPTVEELASIIRSAEEDQYAAIEPAEEKETYPVSSAQKRIYVLQQLDEGVAYNMPAVLELEGALDVAKLSAVCKELIRRHEPLRTSFVSGTDGEPVQRIHTEVPFTLSTETAIEGFVRPFDLSQAPLFRAGLIKVANEKHVLLVDMHHIISDGVSVQLLIREFTDLYANRQLKPLRIQYKDYAVWQQQFKKGDSYQKQETYWQQQFSGDLPVLELPTDKRRPAERQFTGGKVTFQMDKELTSHIKRLAHKNRSTLYMTLLALYSAFLSRLSGQDDIVIGSPIAGRPHADLEAVLGMFVNTLALRTRPAGNKTFEEFLKEVRQTALEAYEHQDYPFEELVDKLGVQREMSRNPLFDTTLVLQNMDQQKLKMKDVELHWSNLHHPISKFDISLYVTEHDAELFCQFEYSTALFEKATIQRWADLFTTLVEHTTVSPETELDNIPILTKEEEREFIESCHPVQGTGYPMNQTLHYALEQQAAKTPDQTAVVFEDGAITYKELNEQANRIAWELIERGVKSETTVAIIGRRSPEMLIGIYGILKAGGAYLPIDPDYPEERISFLLEDSGTNILLLQSAGPHVPGFAGEIVYLNQTNSGLKHRLSNPNVDVLPQSLAYVIYTSGSTGKPKGVEVEHRSAVNFLNSLQSRYPLNQSDVIMHKTSYSFDASIWELFWWPYAGASVYLLPQGGEKEPEVIAQAIEEQKITAMHFVPSMLHAFLEHIKYRPVTIKTNGLKRVFSGGEQLGTHLVSRFCELLPNVALTNSYGPTEATVEASFFDCPLHEKLERIPIGKPVHHVRLYILNQKQQMLPAGCIGELYIAGAGVARGYLNRPVLTEERFLEDPFYPGERMYKTGDVARWLPDGHVEFLGRLDDQAKIRGYRIEPGEIEAVLRSIEGIREAAVTVRTDSGEPELCAYIEGIRRNEVRAQLERRLPGYMIPAHMIEMEQWPVTPSGKLDRNALPAPGGAADAETYTAPRNVTEMKLAQLWEDVLKNGPVGIHDNFFDRGGHSLKATALVSRISKEFDVQVPLKDVFAHPTVEGLASVIREGTDSPYEAMKPAEQRDTYPVSSAQKRIYVLQQLEDGGTGYNMPAVLELEGKLDPERLDRAFKELIKRHESLRTSFEQDDGGEPVQRIHDEVPFALQTAVLGEQTEQEAAAAFIKPFDLSQAPLFRAQIVKVSDERHLLLVDMHHIISDGVSVNILIREFGELYNNRTLQALPIQYKDYAVWQEGYKKGDAYQTQETYWLKQLEGELPVLDLPADHTRPPVRSFAGDKVSFTLDQEAASGLHKLARENGSTLYMVLLAAYTALLSRLSGQEDIIVGSPIAGRPHKDLEPILGMFVNTLALRTRPEGEKPFVEYLQEVRATALEAYEHQDYPFEELVDKLGVTRDMSRNPLFDTMLVVQNNDYEPLHLHDLKMKPAEVSHLVSKFDLTLQASEGDGNIHFLFEYSTALFEKTTMERWASHLTNVLRIIGKNPEVTLNHIDILTQEERNQLLNEFNTGKANQYEEQTISQLFEQQAARTPKASALVIGDKTLTYQDLDEWSNGIAHTLRSRGVKPDTPVGIMMPRSFSMIAAILGVWKAGGCYVPIDPEYPSERKRYILSDSGTKLLLTVNEADWRAAEDFEGEILTIQNAEAYDKSPLPQVSSAHHLAYIIYTSGTTGRPKGVMVEHKGIANTLQWRRSAYAFNETDTILQLFSFSFDGFLTSMFTPLLSGAKAVLLHEEGAKDILAIKHQLSRHRITHMIIVPVLYRALLDVVQPEDVKTLRVVTLAGEAADRELIDRSMAICPHTELANEYGPTENSVATTVMRHMEKQTYVSIGQPIDGSQVLILNSNQQIQPIGVAGELCIAGTGLARGYVNLPELTERAFIQNPFKPETRMYRTGDAARWMADGTLEYLGRIDDQVKIRGYRVETKEIEAVIRSINGVQDAAVVAHETASGQTELSAYVVTKPELSTNTIRSALQNKLPVFMHPAFIEKLNSLPLSPNGKLDRRALPKPVSKREAERPFLVPASKMEQILADIWKEVLGAEKIGTADSFFELGGDSIKALQVSARLHRIGKQMAVKDLFSHPTIQELAAYIRDSNTSSSQDPVEGDVQWSPVQKWFLSQDIKEKHHFNQSVMLHRSTSIQEEALRKTLKAITCHHDALRMVFSQNEQGKWDQYNRPISHSDDALYGLQMIDLSAPEGTNGNRAYEPLIKRHVRDIQQKMDLKNGPLLQAGLFRTTDGDFLFLTAHHFVVDGISWRVLLEDLALGYRQAAGGEDIKLPPKTSSFKAYAKKLSDYAGSQQLIKQLKYWRETEEYQTEALPFDQIIGPIATERKRSTISFTLNDKETAALLKDANSAYNTDTQDLLLASVIHALRHWTNQSAFKLSLESHGREDVLDGIDVSRTVGWFTAIYPLLVKLNADLPDSEEGMVHVLKTTKDTLRRVPDKGFGYGVIKYLTQPDKKDINFTGAPEISFNYLGQFESGSPAEVPEEDAFSFSPLGAGDDISTTWNREQSLDISAIAAEGKMTVNMTYDNARFQRKTIEQLSETCRQFLLQLIEHCQNKRETEKTISDFDDQELTEDALQEIADMLSFH, from the coding sequence ATGACAAAAGCGAATTCAATTCAGGATATTTATCCGCTGTCTTACATGCAGGAAGGGATGCTTTTCCATTCCCTCCTGCAAAAAGATTCACAGGCATATATCGAGCAAGCTTCTTTTACAATAGAAGGGAAAGTCAACCCGCAATATTTTCAAAACAGCATCAATGCTCTTGTAGCAAGACACGATATTTTCAGAACGATTTTTATCAGTCAAAATGTTTCATCTCCCCAGCAGGTTGTCCTGAGAGAACGGAATGTCATCGTACAGGAAAAAGACATTACGCATTTAAACGAAGAGAAGCAATCACAGTTTATCGAGCAATGGAAAGAAGAGGACCGCGCTCAAGGGTTTCAGTTGCAAAAAGATATGCTCATGCGCATCGCTCTGATTCAAACAGGAGAGGGCCAATACACTTGTATTTGGACCTTTCATCACATCATGATGGACGGCTGGTGCCTCAGCATTGTCTTAAAGGAGTTTCTCCATATTTACGCATCTTATGTAAATGAATCCGCAATATCACTTGAGCCTGTCCAGCCATATGGAAGGTATATCAAATGGCTGATGGAGCAAGACAAAGAGCAGGCAGTTTCATATTGGGAACATTATCTTTCCGGCCATGAACAGCAAACCATGCTCCCGAAGCAGAAAAAAACAAAGGGAAGAAGCAAGCAGGAACACGTTACGTTTTCATTCTCTAAGGAAGAAAGCAGCAAGCTTTCGGAGCTCGCGGCAAGAGAAGAAGTAACACTTAGTACGATTTTCCATACCATTTGGGGTATTCTGCTTCAAAAATATAATAATAATGATGACGCCGTATTCGGTTCTGTCATTTCAGGAAGACCCGCGGAAATCGAAGGCATTGAACAGATGGTCGGTCTTTTCATTAACACGATACCGGTTCGGGTGCAGGGGGCAAAAACGCCATTTCTGCAGATCATAAAAGATATGCAAAAAGACCGTCTTGCCGCTGAAGCATACAGCTACCACCCTTTATATGAGATTCAAACCCGTTCAGCGGTTAAGCAAGGGCTGATTGATCATATACTCGTATTTGAAAACTATCCGGTGCAGCAAGAGATTCAGATGCTGAACAAACAGGAACATGCTTCTGATCTTTTTCAGATTCACAACTTCACTGTGGCAGATGAAACCAACTACAGCTTTTATCTTATGGTGGCGCCAGGAGAAGAAATCCATATGAAAATGAGCTATGATGCTGAACAGCATGACCGGTCTTTTGTGCTTTCAGTCAAGGAGCATCTTCTGAATGCTGTATCACAAATCTTAAATAATCCGAATCTTTCACCCTCAGAAATCGATATTACGACAGACCATGAAAAGCAGCAGCTGATTGGAAAAATCGCAGATCACACACCAGTTTACGAAACCATCCATGCTATGTTTGAAAAGCAAGCAGAAAAGACACCGGATGCTTATGCTGTAATTGATCAAGCCTGCACATTAACATACAGAGAATTGAACAAATCGGCTAACAGATTGGCGCGGCATTTACGAATGAATGGTGTTGCGAGACAGGAGCCTGTTGCGATCATGATGGAACGCTCTGCGGCGTTTATCACCGGTGTTCTTGGAATCTTAAAGGCAGGCGGCGCCATTGTTCCGATTGATCCGTATTATCCGGCTGACAGAATCAGTTATATTCTAAATGACTGCGGCTGTTCGCATGTTGTTTCACAAGCGCACCTTTCCTCATCGCTTGAAAACAATTACTCTATCACTCATGCAGAAGATATTGAAAGCCAAGAAGACGGCAGTAACCTACAGTCAGTCAACAATGCGGACGATCTTCTGTATATGATTTATACATCAGGTACAACAGGTAAACCGAAGGGTGTTCAATTTGAACATCGAAACATGGCTAACTTGCTGAAGTTCGAATATACTCACTCTGGCATTGACTTTGAAGCAGATGTTTTGCAATTTGCGACACCTGCCTTCGACGTCTGCTATCAAGAGATATTTTCTGCGCTTCTGAAGGGCGGCACACTGCACATCGTACCAGAAGCCATAAAAAGAGATGTGCCGCAGCTTTTTGCATTTATAAACAAGCATCAGACGAATATTGTGTTTCTCCCAACTGCTTTTATCAAAATGATTTTCAGCGAACGGCAATTTGCGAACTCGTTTCCTTATGGCGTGAAACATCTGATTGCAGCCGGAGAACAATTAATAATTTCTGACCTTTTTCAAGACGTGTTGCGTGAACGCGGCATACATCTGCATAATCATTACGGACCTTCAGAAACCCATGTGGTATCTACGTATACCATTCATCCGGGGGACCGTATTCCTGAGTTTCCGCCAATCGGTAAACCGATAGGCTGTACTGATCTATATATTTTGAATCATCAAAAACAGCTTCAGCCCTGCGGCGTACCTGGTGAACTCTATATTTCCGGCGCAAGTGTTGCCAGAGGTTATGTCACTCACGATAAACTGACACGCGACAAATTTTTATCTGACCCATTCAGGCCTGGTGCGATCATGTACCGTACAGGTGATTTGGCCAGACGGCTTGAAGACGGCAACATCGAATATATCGGACGGGCAGACAATCAAGTGAAAATCAGAGGTTATCGAATCGAGCCGCAAGAAATCGAAGTCACATTGATGAACCACCCGGACATTAAGGAAGCTGCCATTCTCATCAGGCAAGATCAAAGCGGTGAACATGAATTATCCGCTTACTATTGCAGTATACAAAAGCTGGATGCAATAGATTTACGCCGCTATATGGCTAGTGAGCTCCCAGAATACATGATCCCGGCGAAATGGGTATGGGTGGACAGCATACCTCTTACCCCAAACGGCAAAGTAGATCAATCAGCACTTCCAGAACCAGATGCTTTAATCAGCGGAAATCCATACACTGCCCCTCGTAATCTGTTAGAAGCGAAGCTTTCGCAAATATTTGAAGATGTGCTGAAGAATGGCCATATAGGCATCCAAGACAACTTTTTTGACCATGGCGGCCACTCGTTAAAAGCAACAGTGCTTATGTCGAGGATCGCTAAGGAGTTTCATGTGCAAGTTCCGCTTAAGGACATCTTTGCCCATCCGACTGTAGAAGAACTGGCTTCAATCATTCGAAGTGCAGAGGAAGATCAGTATGCAGCAATTGAACCAGCAGAAGAAAAAGAGACATATCCTGTGTCTTCAGCTCAAAAACGGATATATGTGCTTCAGCAGCTTGATGAGGGTGTCGCCTACAATATGCCTGCGGTCTTAGAACTGGAAGGGGCATTGGATGTCGCTAAACTGTCGGCTGTATGTAAAGAACTAATCAGGCGGCATGAGCCTCTTCGAACTTCCTTTGTATCCGGGACAGATGGCGAGCCTGTTCAGCGTATTCACACTGAAGTACCGTTTACATTAAGTACAGAGACAGCTATCGAAGGATTTGTCCGTCCCTTTGATCTCAGCCAGGCGCCATTATTTAGAGCGGGCCTTATAAAGGTGGCGAACGAGAAGCATGTATTGCTGGTGGATATGCACCATATCATTTCAGATGGCGTATCCGTTCAGCTTCTAATCCGAGAATTCACCGATCTTTATGCAAACCGCCAGCTTAAGCCGCTGCGGATCCAGTATAAAGATTACGCCGTTTGGCAGCAGCAATTCAAAAAGGGAGACTCGTATCAAAAGCAGGAGACTTATTGGCAGCAACAGTTTAGCGGGGACCTTCCTGTACTAGAGCTTCCGACAGATAAACGCCGTCCGGCAGAACGGCAATTCACAGGCGGAAAAGTAACCTTTCAAATGGATAAAGAGCTCACATCCCACATAAAGCGGCTCGCCCATAAAAATAGAAGCACACTTTACATGACGCTTCTCGCTTTGTATTCAGCTTTTTTATCACGGTTAAGCGGTCAGGATGATATCGTGATTGGTTCACCTATCGCCGGACGGCCCCATGCCGACCTTGAAGCTGTTCTTGGGATGTTCGTTAATACATTGGCTCTCCGTACACGTCCGGCCGGTAATAAGACATTTGAAGAATTTCTGAAAGAAGTCAGACAGACGGCACTGGAAGCGTATGAGCATCAGGATTATCCGTTTGAAGAGCTTGTGGATAAACTCGGCGTACAACGGGAAATGAGCCGGAATCCACTGTTTGACACAACGCTTGTCCTTCAAAATATGGACCAGCAAAAACTGAAAATGAAAGATGTAGAGCTTCACTGGAGCAACTTGCATCATCCAATATCAAAATTTGATATTTCCCTGTATGTAACAGAACACGATGCCGAGCTTTTCTGTCAGTTTGAATACAGTACAGCTTTGTTTGAGAAAGCGACCATCCAAAGGTGGGCTGATCTTTTCACCACGCTTGTGGAACATACAACTGTCAGTCCAGAAACAGAATTGGACAACATTCCAATCTTAACAAAAGAAGAAGAGAGAGAGTTCATTGAATCATGCCATCCGGTTCAGGGGACGGGCTATCCGATGAATCAAACGCTCCACTATGCACTCGAACAGCAGGCAGCAAAAACGCCTGATCAGACGGCTGTTGTTTTTGAAGATGGAGCAATAACATATAAAGAATTGAACGAACAGGCTAACCGTATCGCCTGGGAGCTGATCGAACGAGGAGTAAAATCTGAAACGACTGTTGCCATTATAGGACGGCGTTCTCCTGAAATGCTGATTGGCATTTATGGCATTCTTAAAGCTGGCGGCGCTTATCTGCCCATTGACCCGGATTATCCGGAAGAACGAATCAGCTTTCTGCTGGAGGACAGCGGTACAAACATTCTCCTGCTTCAGTCTGCCGGCCCGCATGTTCCGGGATTCGCAGGAGAGATTGTCTATCTCAATCAGACAAATAGCGGGCTGAAACATCGTTTGTCCAATCCGAATGTGGACGTTCTCCCGCAATCTTTAGCATATGTCATCTATACATCCGGCTCTACCGGAAAGCCTAAGGGTGTTGAAGTTGAACATCGATCAGCGGTGAATTTTTTGAATTCCCTTCAGTCCCGTTATCCACTGAACCAATCAGATGTGATTATGCATAAAACATCTTATTCATTTGACGCTTCAATATGGGAACTGTTTTGGTGGCCTTATGCCGGTGCTTCTGTTTATCTGCTTCCTCAGGGAGGCGAAAAAGAACCTGAAGTGATCGCGCAGGCTATAGAAGAACAAAAGATCACAGCTATGCATTTTGTGCCTTCAATGCTTCATGCATTTTTAGAACATATAAAATATCGCCCTGTAACGATTAAGACAAACGGACTCAAGCGGGTGTTTTCCGGGGGAGAGCAGCTGGGGACCCATCTCGTTTCCCGATTTTGCGAGTTGCTTCCAAATGTTGCGCTAACCAATTCTTACGGACCAACGGAGGCAACTGTAGAAGCTTCATTCTTTGATTGTCCGCTGCATGAAAAACTTGAACGAATTCCAATTGGAAAACCTGTTCATCATGTCAGATTGTATATCCTCAATCAAAAGCAGCAGATGCTGCCTGCCGGATGTATCGGCGAACTGTACATTGCCGGAGCGGGCGTTGCCAGAGGCTATTTAAATCGGCCGGTATTAACGGAGGAGCGTTTTCTTGAGGACCCGTTTTACCCGGGTGAACGCATGTACAAAACAGGGGATGTGGCGCGCTGGCTCCCTGATGGACATGTTGAATTTCTCGGCCGGTTGGATGATCAAGCCAAAATCAGAGGCTATCGGATTGAGCCCGGAGAAATTGAAGCGGTGCTTAGAAGCATAGAAGGCATCAGGGAGGCAGCCGTTACCGTACGGACAGACAGCGGCGAGCCGGAATTATGCGCTTATATAGAAGGGATCCGGAGAAACGAAGTTCGGGCGCAGCTTGAGAGACGGCTGCCGGGCTACATGATCCCAGCCCATATGATAGAGATGGAACAGTGGCCGGTTACGCCGAGCGGGAAGCTGGACCGAAACGCCCTGCCAGCTCCTGGCGGAGCTGCAGATGCGGAGACTTACACGGCGCCGAGAAATGTGACCGAGATGAAGCTTGCCCAGCTGTGGGAGGACGTGCTGAAAAACGGCCCTGTCGGGATTCACGACAACTTCTTTGACCGCGGAGGACATTCTCTAAAAGCAACGGCGCTTGTGTCCCGGATCTCAAAAGAATTCGATGTTCAGGTGCCGCTGAAAGATGTGTTTGCCCATCCGACGGTAGAAGGGCTGGCTTCCGTTATCCGTGAAGGAACGGACAGTCCATATGAAGCGATGAAACCGGCGGAACAGCGTGATACCTATCCGGTTTCATCTGCCCAAAAGCGGATTTATGTCCTTCAGCAGCTGGAGGACGGAGGGACAGGCTACAATATGCCGGCTGTATTAGAACTGGAAGGGAAGCTCGATCCCGAAAGGCTGGACAGGGCTTTCAAAGAGCTGATCAAGCGCCACGAGTCGCTTCGGACATCTTTCGAACAGGATGACGGCGGCGAGCCGGTGCAGCGCATCCATGACGAGGTGCCGTTTGCATTACAGACAGCAGTCCTCGGCGAGCAAACCGAACAGGAAGCGGCAGCCGCGTTTATCAAACCGTTTGATCTCAGTCAAGCTCCGCTGTTCCGTGCCCAAATCGTAAAGGTATCAGATGAGCGGCACCTGTTGCTGGTTGATATGCATCACATCATATCAGACGGTGTTTCCGTCAACATTCTGATTCGGGAATTCGGGGAGCTGTACAACAACCGGACTCTTCAGGCGCTTCCCATTCAATATAAAGACTACGCCGTATGGCAGGAAGGATATAAAAAAGGAGACGCGTACCAGACGCAGGAGACGTACTGGCTGAAGCAGCTCGAGGGCGAGCTGCCGGTGCTGGATCTCCCGGCTGATCATACTCGCCCGCCGGTGCGAAGCTTCGCGGGTGACAAGGTCTCCTTTACGCTTGATCAAGAGGCCGCATCAGGGCTCCACAAGCTGGCACGGGAGAATGGAAGCACACTGTACATGGTGCTCCTTGCGGCCTACACAGCGTTATTGTCGCGCTTAAGCGGCCAGGAAGATATCATTGTCGGCTCGCCAATTGCCGGCCGGCCGCACAAGGATCTTGAGCCGATACTCGGCATGTTTGTGAACACGCTGGCGCTGCGGACACGCCCGGAGGGCGAAAAGCCGTTTGTGGAGTATTTGCAGGAAGTGCGCGCCACTGCATTGGAAGCCTATGAGCATCAGGATTATCCGTTCGAAGAGCTTGTCGATAAGCTTGGAGTGACGCGGGATATGAGCAGAAACCCGCTATTTGATACCATGTTAGTTGTCCAAAATAATGATTACGAGCCATTGCATCTGCATGATTTGAAAATGAAGCCGGCAGAAGTTTCTCATCTCGTTTCTAAATTCGATTTGACACTACAAGCATCTGAGGGTGACGGGAACATTCATTTTCTTTTTGAATATTCTACCGCACTGTTTGAGAAAACCACCATGGAACGCTGGGCATCGCATTTGACAAATGTACTTCGCATCATCGGAAAGAACCCGGAGGTGACACTCAACCATATCGACATCCTGACCCAAGAAGAGCGTAACCAACTGCTCAATGAATTTAACACCGGGAAAGCAAATCAATACGAAGAACAAACAATCAGTCAATTGTTTGAGCAGCAAGCTGCACGAACACCAAAAGCCTCTGCCCTTGTCATCGGAGACAAAACACTCACTTATCAGGATCTTGACGAATGGTCCAATGGAATCGCACACACATTGCGCAGCAGAGGTGTTAAACCGGACACACCAGTAGGCATCATGATGCCTCGTTCGTTCAGCATGATAGCAGCCATACTTGGTGTATGGAAAGCAGGCGGCTGTTACGTTCCCATTGATCCTGAGTACCCATCGGAACGGAAACGCTATATTCTCAGCGACAGCGGAACGAAACTGCTGTTGACAGTAAATGAAGCGGATTGGAGAGCTGCTGAAGATTTTGAAGGAGAGATCTTGACCATACAAAACGCGGAGGCATACGACAAATCACCGCTGCCGCAAGTATCGTCTGCTCATCATTTGGCCTATATCATTTATACATCAGGAACGACGGGCCGCCCAAAAGGGGTAATGGTCGAGCATAAAGGCATTGCCAACACTCTTCAATGGCGGCGAAGCGCTTATGCTTTCAACGAGACAGATACCATCCTGCAGCTCTTTTCTTTCTCATTTGACGGCTTTTTAACTAGTATGTTCACACCACTTTTGTCAGGTGCAAAAGCAGTTCTGCTTCATGAAGAGGGAGCGAAGGACATTCTGGCCATTAAGCATCAGCTGTCTCGTCACCGGATTACACATATGATTATTGTGCCTGTTTTATATCGAGCGCTTTTGGACGTAGTGCAGCCGGAAGATGTAAAGACGCTGAGAGTTGTCACACTGGCGGGAGAAGCAGCTGACCGCGAATTGATCGACCGCAGCATGGCCATATGCCCGCATACCGAACTCGCCAACGAATATGGGCCGACAGAAAACAGCGTAGCCACTACCGTCATGAGACATATGGAAAAGCAGACATACGTAAGCATCGGCCAGCCAATTGACGGGTCCCAAGTGCTGATTTTGAATAGCAATCAGCAGATTCAGCCAATCGGTGTTGCGGGAGAGCTTTGTATAGCGGGAACTGGGCTTGCAAGAGGGTATGTCAACCTTCCTGAACTGACAGAGAGAGCATTCATCCAGAACCCATTCAAACCCGAAACACGAATGTACCGAACAGGAGACGCCGCCAGATGGATGGCCGACGGAACACTCGAATATCTGGGAAGAATCGATGATCAAGTCAAAATCAGAGGCTATCGTGTAGAAACGAAAGAAATTGAAGCAGTCATCCGTAGTATAAACGGTGTACAAGACGCCGCAGTAGTTGCTCATGAAACAGCGTCAGGACAAACCGAATTAAGCGCTTATGTTGTGACAAAACCAGAGTTGAGCACAAATACAATACGCTCAGCATTACAAAACAAGCTGCCGGTGTTTATGCACCCTGCATTTATTGAAAAGCTCAACTCTCTTCCATTGTCACCAAACGGCAAGCTGGATCGCAGAGCACTTCCAAAACCCGTATCAAAGAGAGAAGCTGAACGTCCATTCCTCGTACCAGCCAGCAAGATGGAACAAATACTGGCGGATATATGGAAGGAAGTGCTGGGGGCAGAAAAGATCGGGACTGCTGATTCGTTCTTTGAGCTTGGCGGAGATTCGATCAAAGCGTTACAGGTATCGGCACGGCTTCACCGGATAGGAAAGCAAATGGCAGTGAAAGATTTGTTTAGCCATCCGACCATTCAAGAATTGGCAGCTTATATCCGGGATTCAAATACAAGTTCCAGCCAAGATCCGGTTGAGGGAGACGTGCAATGGTCACCTGTTCAGAAATGGTTTCTTTCTCAAGATATAAAAGAAAAACACCATTTTAACCAGTCCGTTATGCTGCATCGAAGCACCTCTATACAAGAAGAAGCACTGCGCAAAACGTTAAAAGCAATAACGTGCCATCATGATGCGCTGCGGATGGTATTTTCACAGAATGAACAAGGAAAGTGGGATCAATATAATCGGCCGATCAGTCATTCGGACGACGCGCTGTACGGCCTTCAGATGATTGATTTATCAGCTCCAGAAGGCACTAACGGAAATAGAGCGTATGAGCCTCTTATCAAACGCCATGTGCGTGATATTCAGCAGAAAATGGATTTGAAGAATGGTCCGCTGCTGCAAGCCGGTCTTTTCCGCACAACTGACGGTGATTTCTTATTTTTAACTGCACATCACTTTGTCGTTGACGGCATCTCGTGGCGGGTTCTGCTTGAAGATTTGGCTTTAGGATATCGCCAAGCTGCTGGCGGGGAAGATATCAAACTGCCGCCTAAAACAAGCTCATTTAAAGCGTATGCGAAAAAGCTTTCTGACTATGCCGGAAGCCAGCAGCTTATAAAACAGCTCAAGTATTGGCGCGAAACCGAAGAATATCAAACAGAAGCACTGCCTTTTGATCAAATCATCGGACCCATAGCAACCGAGAGAAAACGGTCCACGATTTCGTTTACATTAAACGATAAAGAGACAGCTGCGCTTTTAAAAGATGCCAACAGCGCATATAACACAGATACTCAGGATTTGCTTCTTGCTTCTGTCATTCACGCGCTGCGCCATTGGACCAATCAATCCGCCTTCAAACTATCATTAGAAAGCCACGGGCGAGAGGATGTATTAGATGGAATTGATGTGAGCCGTACGGTTGGATGGTTTACCGCCATTTATCCGTTATTGGTTAAACTGAACGCAGACTTGCCAGATTCGGAAGAAGGCATGGTTCATGTGCTAAAAACAACAAAAGATACACTGAGACGTGTACCGGACAAAGGGTTCGGCTACGGTGTCATCAAATATTTGACGCAGCCTGACAAAAAAGACATCAATTTCACCGGCGCGCCAGAAATCAGCTTCAATTATCTGGGGCAATTTGAAAGCGGCAGCCCAGCTGAAGTACCTGAGGAGGACGCCTTCTCATTCTCTCCGCTGGGTGCCGGGGATGATATCAGCACAACCTGGAACCGTGAACAGTCGCTGGATATCAGCGCAATCGCTGCAGAAGGAAAAATGACTGTCAATATGACTTATGACAATGCCCGCTTTCAGCGCAAAACCATCGAACAGCTCAGCGAAACATGCCGTCAATTTTTATTACAGCTGATCGAACACTGCCAGAACAAAAGAGAAACAGAAAAGACCATCAGTGATTTTGATGATCAAGAACTGACCGAGGACGCGCTGCAAGAGATTGCCGATATGCTCAGTTTTCACTAA